One window of the Triticum dicoccoides isolate Atlit2015 ecotype Zavitan chromosome 3B, WEW_v2.0, whole genome shotgun sequence genome contains the following:
- the LOC119282169 gene encoding ribosomal protein S7, mitochondrial-like gives MGDFDGEQKELIKKLVNFRMIDGKRTRVRAIVYKTFHRLAQTERDVIKLMVDAVDNIKPICEVVKVGVAGTIYDVPGIVARDRQQTLAIRWILGAAFKRRISYRISLEKCSFAEILDAYRKRGISRKRRENLHGLASTNRSFAHFRWW, from the coding sequence ATGGGGGACTTTGATGGTGAGCAAAAAGAATTGATCAAGAAATTGGTAAACTTTCGCATGATCGATGGTAAAAGAACGAGAGTTCGTGCTATTGTTTATAAAACTTTTCACCGCCTAGCTCAAACTGAACGCGATGTAATAAAACTTATGGTTGACGCCGTAGATAATATAAAGCCAATATGCGAAGTGGTCAAAGTAGGAGTCGCAGGTACTATTTATGATGTTCCTGGGATTGTAGCCAGGGATCGTCAACAAACCTTAGCTATTCGTTGGATCCTTGGAGCAGCTTTCAAACGACGTATAAGCTACAGGATAAGCTTAGAGAAATGTTCATTTGCTGAGATACTAGATGCTTACCGAAAGAGGGGAATTTCACGTAAGAGAAGGGAGAATCTTCATGGACTGGCTTCCACCAATCGGAGTTTCGCGCATTTCAGATGGTGGTAA